A DNA window from Hoplias malabaricus isolate fHopMal1 chromosome 5, fHopMal1.hap1, whole genome shotgun sequence contains the following coding sequences:
- the LOC136697054 gene encoding myosin heavy chain, fast skeletal muscle-like isoform X2, with product MYLKGTLKNKGGGKATVETLCGKVCKINIKEDEVYPMNPPKFDKIEDMAMMTHLHEPAVLYNLKERYAAWMIYTYSGLFCVTVNPYKWLPVYDAVVVSGYRGKKRIEAPPHIFSISDNAYQFMLTDRENQSVLITGESGAGKTVNTKRVIQYFATVAMTGQKKAEPGKMQGSLEDQIIAANPLLEAYGNAKTIRNDNSSRFGKFIRIHFGQTGKLASADIETYLLEKSRVTFQLSAERSYHIFYQLMTGHKPELLEALLITTNPYDYPMISQGEITVKSINDVEEFIATDTAIDILGFSGEEKINIYKLTGAVIHHGTMKFKQKQREEQAEPDGTEVADKIAYLMGLNSADMLKALCYPRVKVGNEFVTKGQTVPQVNNAVMALCKSVYEKMFLWMVVRINEMLDTKQPRQFFIGVLDIAGFEIFDFNSLEQLCINFTNEKLQQFFNHHMFVLEQEEYKKEGIEWEFIDFGMDLAACIELIEKPMGIFSILEEECMFPKATDTSFKNKLHDQHLGKSSAFQKPKPAKGKAEAHFSLVHYAGTVDYNIVGWLEKNKDPLNDSVVQLYQKSANKLLALLYAGHASAEGGGGKKGGKKKGGSFQTVSALFRENLGKLMTNLRSTHPHFVRCLIPNESKTPGLMENFLVIHQLRCNGVLEGIRICRKGFPSRILYGDFKQRYKVLNASVIPEGQFIDNKKAAEKLLGSIDVDHTQYKFGHTKVFFKAGLLGTLEEMRDDKLASLVTLTQALCRGYLMRREFAKMMERRESIYTIQYNIRSFMNVKHWPWMKLYFKIKPLLKSAETEKEMAAMKENFEKMKEDLAKALAKKKELEEKMVSLLQEKNDLQLQVASESENLSDAEERCEGLIKSKIQLEAKLKETTERLEDEEEINAELTAKKRKLEDECSELKKDIDDLELTLAKVEKEKHATENKVKNLTEEMASQDETIAKLTKEKKALQEAHQQTLDDLQAEEDKVNSLTKAKTKLEQQVDDLEGSLEQEKKLRMDLERAKRKLEGDLKLAQESIMDLENDKQQSEEKIKKKDFEISQLLSKIEDEQSLGGQLQKKIKELQARIEELEEEIEAERAARAKVEKQRADLSRELEEISERLEEAGGATSAQIELNKKREAEFQKLRRDLEESTLQHEATAAALRKKQADSVAELGEQIDNLQRVKQKLEKEKSEYKMEIDDLSSNMEAVAKSKANLEKLCRTLEDQFGELKAKNDEHVRQLNDLSAQKARLQTENGEFGRQLEEKEALVSQLTRGKQAYTQQIEELKRQIEEEVKAKNALAHAVQSARHDCDLLREQFEEEQEAKAELQRGMSKANSEVAQWRTKYETDAIQRTEELEEAKKKLAQRLQDAEESIEAVNSKCASLEKTKQRLQGEVEDLMIDVERANALAANLDKKQRNFDKVLTEWKQKYEEGQAELEGAQKESRSLSTELFKMKNAYEEALDQLETLKRENKNLQQEISDLTEQIGETGKTIHELEKAKKTVEAEKSEIQTALEEAEGTLEHEESKILRVQLELNQVKSEVDRKLAEKDEEMEQIKRNSQRVTESMQSTLDAEVRSRNDALRIKKKMEGDLNEMEIQLSHANRQASEAQKQLRNVQGQLKDAQLHLDEALRGQEDMKEQVAIVERRNNLMVAEIEELRAALEQTERGRKVAEQELVDASERVALLHSQNTSLINTKKKLEADLVQIQGEVDDTVQEARNAEEKAKKAITDAAMMAEELKKEQDTSAHLERMKKNLEVTVKDLQHRLDEAENLAMKGGKKQLQKLESRVRELEAEVEAEQRRGADAVKGVRKYERRVKELTYQTEEDKKNVNRLQDLVDKLQLKVKAYKRQAEESEEQANTHLSKFRKVQHELEEAQERADIAESQVNKLRAKSREAGKGKDSAE from the exons ATGTACCTGAAAGGCACACTGAAGAATAAAGGGGGTGGCAAAGCCACTGTCGAAACCCTGTGCGGCAAAGTATGTAAGATTAATA TTAAGGAGGATGAAGTCTATCCCATGAATCCTCCCAAATTTGACAAAATTGAGGACATGGCAATGATGACCCACCTCCATGAACCCGCTGTGCTGTATAACCTCAAAGAGCGTTACGCAGCATGGATGATCTAT ACCTACTCTGGGCTGTTCTGCGTCACCGTGAACCCCTACAAGTGGCTCCCAGTATATGATGCAGTTGTTGTGTCTGGATACAGAGGCAAAAAGAGAATTGAAGCCCCACCCCACATTTTCTCCATCTCTGATAACGCCTATCAGTTCATGCTCACAG ATCGAGAGAACCAGTCTGTTCTGATTAC TGGAGAATCTGGTGCAGGAAAGACGGTGAACACTAAGCGTGTCATCCAGTACTTTGCAACTGTTGCCATGACTGGGCAGAAGAAAGCAGAACCTGGAAAAATGCAG GGTTCACTGGAGGACCAAATCATTGCAGCCAACCCACTGCTGGAGGCATATGGTAATGCCAAGACCATCAGGAATGACAACTCCTCTCGTTTT GGTAAATTCATCAGAATTCATTTTGGGCAAACCGGCAAGCTGGCCTCAGCTGATATTGAAACAT ATCTACTTGAAAAGTCAAGAGTCACTTTCCAGCTGTCTGCTGAGAGGAGCTACCACATCTTCTACCAGCTCATGACTGGACACAAGCCAGAGCTGCTTG AGGCACTGCTCATCACCACCAACCCCTATGACTACCCTATGATCAGCCAGGGTGAAATCACAGTCAAGAGCATCAATGATGTGGAGGAGTTCATTGCAAcagat ACTGCTATTGACATCCTGGGCTTTAGTGGTGAGGAGAAAATTAACATCTACAAACTGACTGGAGCTGTGATACATCACGGCACTATGAAATTTaagcagaagcagagagaggagcaggCTGAGCCTGACGGCACTGAGG TGGCTGATAAAATTGCCTACCTCATGGGCCTGAACTCAGCTGACATGCTGAAAGCCTTGTGCTACCCCAGAGTGAAGGTTGGGAACGAGTTTGTGACCAAAGGCCAGACCGTGCCCCAG GTCAACAATGCTGTCATGGCTCTGTGCAAATCTGTCTATGAGAAAATGTTCTTGTGGATGGTCGTGCGTATCAATGAGATGCTGGACACAAAACAGCCAAGGCAGTTCTTCATTGGTGTGCTGGACATTGCTGGATTTGAGATCtttgat TTCAACAGCTTGGAGCAGCTCTGCATCAACTTCACAAATGAGAAACTGCAACAGTTCTTCAACCACCACATGTTTGTACTGGAACAAGAGGAGTACAAGAAAGAAGGAATTGAGTGGGAGTTCATTGACTTTGGTATGGACCTGGCTGCCTGCATTGAGCTCATTGAGAAG CCAATGGGCATCTTCTCCATCCTTGAAGAGGAGTGCATGTTCCCCAAGGCAACAGACACATCCTTCAAGAACAAGCTCCATGACCAGCATCTTGGCAAAAGTAGCGCCTTCCAGAAGCCAAAGCCTGCCAAAGGCAAGGCAGAGGCCCATTTCTCCCTGGTGCACTATGCTGGCACTGTGGACTACAACATTGTTGGCTGGTTGGAGAAGAACAAAGACCCACTAAATGACTCTGTTGTGCAGCTCTACCAGAAATCAGCAAACAAACTGCTGGCCCTCCTGTACGCAGGTCATGCATCTGCTGAAG GTGGTGGTGGTAAGAAAGGAGGAAAGAAAAAGGGTGGTTCATTTCAGACAGTGTCTGCTCTGTTCAGA GAGAATCTCGGCAAGCTGATGACCAACTTGCGGAGCACTCACCCTCACTTTGTGCGCTGCTTGATTCCGAATGAATCCAAGACTCCAG GTCTGATGGAGAACTTCTTGGTCATCCATCAGTTGAGGTGTAATGGTGTGCTGGAGGGTATTAGAATCTGCAGAAAAGGATTCCCGAGCAGGATTCTCTATGGTGACTTCAAGCAAAG ATACAAAGTTCTGAATGCCAGTGTGATTCCAGAGGGACAGTTCATTGACAACAAGAAAGCTGCAGAGAAACTCTTGGGCTCTATTGATGTGGACCACACCCAGTACAAGTTTGGACACACAAAA GTGTTCTTCAAAGCTGGTCTGCTGGGTACTCTTGAGGAGATGCGAGATGATAAACTGGCATCTCTGGTGACATTGACTCAAGCATTGTGCCGTGGCTATCTTATGAGACGGGAGTTTGCCAAGATGATGGAGAGGAG AGAGTCCATCTACACCATCCAATACAACATCCGCTCATTCATGAATGTGAAACACTGGCCATGGATGAAGCTGTACTTCAAGATCAAGCCTCTTCTGAAGAGTGCAGAGACTGAGAAAGAAATGGCTGCAATGAAAGAAAACTTTGAGAAAATGAAGGAGGATCTGGCAAAGGCACTGGCCAAGAAGAAAGAGCTTGAGGAGAAGATGGTATCACTTCTTCAAGAGAAAAATGACCTGCAACTGCAAGTAGCATCt GAAAGTGAGAATCTCTCTGATGCTGAGGAAAGGTGTGAGGGTCTCATCAAGAGCAAGATCCAGCTGGAGGCCAAACTCAAAGAGACAACTGAGAGACTGGAGGATGAAGAGGAAATTAATGCTGAGCTGACCGCCAAgaagaggaaactggaggatgAGTGCTCTGAGCTGAAGAAAGATATTGATGATCTGGAGCTCACCTTGGCTAAAGTGGAGAAGGAGAAACATGCCACTGAGAACAAG GTGAAGAACTTGACTGAGGAGATGGCCTCTCAGGATGAGACTATTGCTAAACTTACAAAAGAGAAGAAAGCCCTCCAAGAGGCACACCAGCAAACTCTGGATGACCTCCAGGCAGAGGAAGACAAAGTCAACTCTCTTACAAAAGCCAAGACCAAGCTTGAACAACAAGTTGATGAT CTTGAAGGTTCACTGGAGCAAGAGAAGAAACTCCGTATGGATCTTGAGAGAGCCAAAAGGAAGCTTGAAGGAGACCTGAAACTGGCCCAGGAGTCCATAATGGACCTGGAGAATGACAAGCAACAGTCTGAAGAGAAGATCAAAAA GAAAGATTTTGAAATCAGCCAACTTCTGAGCAAGATTGAGGATGAACAGTCCTTGGGTGGTCAGCTTCAGAAGAAGATTAAGGAGCTCCAG GCTCGCattgaggagctggaggaggaaaTCGAGGCTGAGCGTGCAGCTCGGGCTAAAGTTGAGAAGCAGAGAGCTGATCTCTCCAGAGAACTGGAAGAGATCAGTGAGAGGCTGGAGGAAGCTGGTGGTGCCACTTCTGCTCAGATTGAGCTGAATAAGAAACGCGAGGctgagtttcagaaattgcgaCGTGATCTGGAAGAGTCCACTCTGCAGCATGAAGCCACTGCTGCTGCCCTCCGCAAGAAACAAGCTGATAGTGTTGCTGAGCTCGGAGAGCAGATTGACAACCTTCAGAGAGTCAAACAGAAactggagaaggagaagagtGAATACAAGATGGAGATAGACGACCTGTCCAGTAACATGGAGGCTGTGGCCAAATCAAAG GCAAATCTGGAGAAGTTGTGTCGTACACTTGAGGACCAGTTCGGTGAACTCAAAGCTAAAAATGATGAGCATGTCCGTCAGCTGAACGACCTGAGTGCACAAAAAGCCCGGCTGCAGACTGAGAATG GTGAATTTGGCCGTCAGCTGGAGGAGAAAGAAGCACTTGTTTCTCAGCTGACCAGAGGAAAACAAGCGTACACGCAGCAGATTGAGGAACTCAAGAGACAAATTGAAGAGGAAGTAAAG GCCAAGAATGCCCTGGCTCATGCTGTCCAATCAGCTCGTCATGACTGTGACTTGCTCAGAGAGCAGTTTGAGGAAGAGCAGGAGGCCAAGGCTGAGCTACAGCGTGGAATGTCCAAAGCCAACAGTGAGGTGGCTCAGTGGAGAACCAAATATGAGACAGATGCCATCCAGCGTACTGAGGAGCTCGAGGAGGCAAA GAAAAAGCTTGCCCAGCGTCTACAAGATGCCGAGGAATCTATTGAAGCTGTAAATTCCAAGTGTGCCTCTCTGGAGAAGACCAAACAGAGACTGCAGGGTGAAGTGGAGGACCTCATGATTGATGTTGAGAGAGCCAATGCTTTAGCTGCCAATCTTGACAAGAAGCAAAGAAATTTTGATAAG GTGTTGACAGAATGGAAGCAGAAGTATGAGGAAGGTCAGGCTGAATTGGAGGGAGCACAGAAAGAGTCTCGCTCTCTCAGCACTGAGCTTTTCAAGATGAAGAATGCATACGAGGAAGCTCTTGACCAGTTGGAGACCCtcaagagagagaacaagaatcTGCAGC AGGAGATCTCTGACCTGACAGAACAGATTGGAGAAACTGGAAAAACCATCCATGAGCTGGAGAAGGCAAAGAAAACTGTAGAGGCTGAAAAGTCAGAAATCCAGACTGCTCTTGAAGAAGCTGAG GGCACGCTTGAACATGAAGAGTCCAAGATACTTCGTGTCCAGCTTGAGCTCAACCAGGTGAAGAGTGAGGTTGATAGAAAACTGGCTGAGAAGGATGAGGAGATGGAGCAGATCAAGAGGAACAGCCAGAGGGTGACTGAGTCCATGCAGAGCACTCTGGATGCTGAGGTCAGGAGCAGAAATGATGCCCTGAGAAtcaaaaagaaaatggagggaGATCTCAATGAGATGGAGATTCAGCTGAGCCACGCAAACCGCCAGGCTTCTGAGGCCCAGAAACAGCTCAGGAACGTCCAAGGACAACTCAAg GATGCTCAACTGCACCTTGATGAGGCTCTCAGAGGACAGGAAGACATGAAGGAGCAGGTTGCCATCGTGGAACGCAGGAATAACCTGATGGTGGCAGAGATTGAGGAGCTGAGAGCTGCACTGGAGCAGACAGAGAGGGGCCGCAAAGTGGCTGAACAGGAGCTGGTGGATGCCAGTGAGCGTGTGGCACTGCTGCACTCTCAG AATACCAGTCTGATCAACACCAAGAAGAAGCTTGAGGCTGATCTGGTGCAGATCCAAGGTGAGGTGGATGACACAGTCCAGGAGGCAAGAAATGCTGAAGAGAAGGCCAAGAAGGCCATCACTGAT GCGGCCATGATGGCAGAGGAGCTGAAGAAGGAACAGGACACCAGTGCTCACCTGGAGAGGATGAAGAAGAACCTTGAGGTTACAGTCAAAGACCTGCAGCATCGTCTGGATGAGGCTGAGAACCTTGCCATGAAGGGTGGAAAGAAGCAGCTCCAGAAACTGGAGTCTAGG GTGCGTGAGCTTGAGGCTGAGGTTGAAGCTGAGCAGAGACGCGGTGCTGATGCTGTTAAAGGAGTCCGTAAATACGAGAGGAGAGTGAAAGAACTCACTTACCAG ACTGAGGAAGACAAGAAGAATGTGAACAGACTGCAGGATCTGGTGGACAAGCTGCAGCTCAAAGTGAAGGCCTACAAGAGACAAGCTGAGgaatct GAGGAGCAGGCCAATACTCACCTCTCCAAGTTCAGGAAGGTGCAGCATGAGCTGGAGGAAGCTCAAGAACGTGCTGACATTGCTGAGTCCCAGGTCAACAAGCTGAGAGCCAAGAGCcgagaggctggaaag